The following DNA comes from Malania oleifera isolate guangnan ecotype guangnan chromosome 12, ASM2987363v1, whole genome shotgun sequence.
aaagcatatcaccatcactactaTCTGAGTTtccttcttctactacattcactgattttgaaaaatcctattggcttttcagcattccccttcttcctttctGGACACTCTGGTTTTATGTGCCACTTTTTCACGCACTTAAAACATTaaatatccttcttcttcttggattgtgACTGAGACTTATTACCACTTGATCTATTTTGAAACTTACTTCTCCCAGGTTCTTGATTACCTTTTACCACAAGCTCTTTACCTTGTGAAATTTTATTGTtggccttctttctttgatgaaaacccagtagtgcgcttgttacctcttccaaatttaaGGTTTATTTACCCTATGTTAAAGTagtaactagattttcatacgTGTGAAatgcaggtagggaattcaatagcatcaataCCTTGTGTTCGTCCTTGAAATTCATTTCAACATGCATTAAATCACTTACAAtctgattgaatgcattgatgtgttggttccaATCTGAACCTTCCGTCATCTTAAGACAATACAACTTCTATTTAAGATACTATTTGTTCGTTAGATACTTAGACATATAATAGCTTTCAAGTTTCTACCAAACAGCCACAAGAgattccttatccatgacgtgatataGCACATCATCGGCCAGACAAAGCCTGATAGTCGCCATAGCCTTTggttccaattccttccaacttgtttcatccatgccttcTAGTTGACTTACGTATAAAGCCTTCACTATATATGCCTTTGTTGCACTAGCAGATCTTTAACCCTTCTATGCCATAGGTCAAAGTTCCCCATTCCATCGAACTTAACAACAACAAACTTTGCAGAAAAAATTCCAGAAGTCATTGCAACAATGCTATGATACTAATTTGTTATGAAAATTGAATGCAAAACGGAAACAAATGATCTTACAACACAACAATCAATTGTGAAATATACATAACCACAATCACACAGagtataataaaagtaataaaacaatgacacgaagaattacgtggttcgacaatgcatacatccacgggagcaatcgacaatgaatttttactatcttgtgtctAAAGATATTAagttacatcatacaacatgtatatataactttcCCTCCAATAACCTAACCTATCCAACatcctaattcaaaatttgaaaaccaacgcTGAGTAAACTAGTCACATCGTTGACGATTTTAGACATACCATCGACGGTTTAATACCGATAGCAAACAGTTGATGTAACAGGACAAAACAGTCAACTATTTCCCTACAACTGGACCAAATTGTTAACGGTTTCCTCCTGCAAGTCAGCATTCCTATTTTCTTCCATGTTTTCTCTTTATACAGGTCTTttactcaacatatgagccacatattacaacatatTACGTTCACCCTCATTCATACCACCTTCAATTACATGGCACTCATTTTTTTTATGTTATATAAGTTAATATCATATATTCTTTAATTACTTTTGCCTCCCttgtttcatgtttttttttttttttgttggaaaaAGTCCCTCATTTCaccttatttctttttttttctttttcactttttcatgtttaatatatatacacacacacatctattgcATTTTGCATGTTTTTTCACCTTTCTGTGCGTTCTTTAGTTAAAAATTACTATAGTTCTTTCATTTGGAAACTTAACTAAATTTTTACTCCAATAAAGAAGTAAATAATTGTAATTATTTCAACAAATAATTATTTACCATTCAATGTTATCGTATAACTTTTCTTTAGCTAAAAATTATAGTCCTTTCatttggttaactaatttttacttcaataaataaataaacatttgtaattatttcaataaataatTATTTGTCATTCAATCATGTAATAtaccttttctttttgtttgcatACATCATAAATACTTCAAAATTATTATTGTTAATGATCAAAAttgtcataaaaaaaatataacaaaaataatatataaataatatcagACATTATGATTTTattatccaaattcaatacaactCTATATCAAAATAAGACTATTATAAtattatcttttaaattttttaaaattactataTTAATTAATATAACTCATTTGGACATATAGATGGAGCTTTAATTTGGGCATTAGGGTTGGGTACACGGGGCCAACATCATGTGGGCATAAATTGAAAATGTCGAAATAAATCCATGAAAAGTAAAGGATGGAGATTTTTCAAATGGGAAAAGCTTCGGCTTTATCATAGATTTTaaacaaagaaaaaggaaaaaggaaaaaggaagaaagaaaaaaagaaagaaactttATCTCTTTATGCTCCCATTTTCACCAAATATCGCTTTGTGAGCGACTTAACTGGCCGAGGGCCCCCTCCCCAAGAGACTTTTTAACACACTGTTAGAGATGATGTGGACAAAAAGCTCTGCATCATCTTTTTTGCGCCACCCACTTTGTTCTTGTCTTCCCCCCTTCCTCCCCTCATGGCGGCTGCCTTAAGGATCATATTCTCTGTTTGCAGCTTTTGGTGCCAAAATCTCCCCTCTCCCTATATATACCAACCCCTCCACCTCTTCTCCCCTTCAACCCTCACCATTTCAAGTCTCTCtctgtctccctctctctctctccctcctcttcCTGCCTAAAACCCTATTTAATttctctctcctcctcctcctgtcTAAATCCTATTTTCTCCGTCTTAGACGATGCCCACCTCTGTTTCTCTCTTTTGGAAAATACCCATCTCCTTTTTTCTGTCTAGAACTCAATTTTCTGTCGTTTAGACACTACCCACTTCTTCTGTCTAAAACCCTAATTCTCTGTTTCACAAAATacccctctcctctcttcttccttttccttaAACCCTGTTTCCTCTGTTTTAGACACTACCCATCTCCTCTTCTTCTGTTCAAAACCCTATTTTCTCCGATTCAGGAAATACCCATCTCTTATTCCCTCTTTTAGACAATACCCATCTCTTCTTTCTGTCTAAAATTCAACTTTCTGGCTTTTGGGCGGTGCCCCTTTTTCTTTCTAAGAAAGCTCTGTTTTCGTGGGTGATGGCCGGCATCCACGGCGGCGACGACGCCCCGGGAATTAAGCTTTTCGGGACGACGATCGCGTTACAAGGAAGACAACAAGTGAAGGTGGAGGAGCCAAACAAGGCGGATCAAACGGCGGACAAGAGGCCGGACAAGATCATCCCCTGCCCCAGATGCAAAAGCATGGAGACTAAATTCTGTTACTTCAACAATTACAATGTTAACCAGCCAAGGCATTTCTGCAAGGGCTGCCAGAGGTACTGGACGGCCGGCGGCGCCCTCCGGAACGTACCCGTGGGAGCCGGCCGCCGGAAAGCGAAGCCTCCCTACCGCGGCTTTGCCGGTTTCCCAGAAGGCGGTTGCTTTTTTGATGCCTCTGCTGGGGTGCAGCACCAGTTTGACTTGGACGATATTGGGGTGGTGCAGGAGTGGCACGTCGCCGCAGACGGCGGTTACCGGCATGTTTTCCCGATGAAGAGACGGAGGACCAACTCAGGTGGTCAAACTTGTAGTCGATCTTAGTTTTCTTGTTTTCTACTCcgacaattaaaatattcaagTTTAATGAATTAGACtatctaatttttgtttaattaattaattagtttaataTTGTAATTATCCGTAGATGATGATGATAttcaaataaattataattaatcgTGTGGATTATTCAAATTACAGCCAGTATTCAATGTTGCAGAGCTGTTTGAAGATCAATGATCCCTCGTATCTGGAGCCGCTGAGAGTTGAAGATGGGAGTCCCAGACCCACTGCAATCTCTGATCGGAGGGCTCTGATCAACAGTTGTAACGAATTCGAATTTTTGGGCTGTAGAGAATCCAACTTGAAAACGTCTAGCAGACGGATCAACCTTGCGTTTGTGGCCAAGTGTACGGTGGAGGATGACCGAGGAACGACAAAACCAGGGTAAAGCTTCAATATACGCCAAGGTCCAAGAGTCCTTCAACTTTAATTGAATTGCACTTTTGTAACAATTCGATTCTAGGGAGATCTCCGACCAAGGACTTGTGAAAAAAAAACACAATTGGAATTTCACAGAATGAAAAGCAATTCAGTAAAATTTGGAGGACCTCTGGTGTAATTACCCTTAAAATGTAAAATGCTATGCTGTAACAGATGCCTAAAATTCTTACATGGTGCAAAAGTACAGACAACTCCTTGCTTAATTGCATTACAGGTTGGATAGGGTTATTTCGCGATACTACTCCAATATTTCATTTTGCACCTTTACAATCATTTTTGCTCCGttcaaaggaagaaaaggaaaaattctCTTGTTATAcggaataaaaaagaaaatttattttttaagtatATTTTTTTCTATGTTAAAagctattaaaaataaaaaattatttcttgtataattaaatttttttaaaatatattattattggcgtgtaaaattaattaattttttattaatttggtattttttttctttttttttctcattttctttaataatcaaacatgaaaaaataaattatttcatattttaattcTCTTTCCTCATAttatgtttgggagcatgaatttcgaactttgaatttgaataatttttaatataattttatatttagttaaatatctcttcaaatggtATTTTTCGAGTTTTAAATAGGATCAGGgtgaattttataaatttttagtgGTAGAATCCATtgttaaatttggagaaaaataattttctctattGATACTCGTTTATTACAAGGATTACAATGGTATATATATGCATGAGAGAattgaaaaaatggaaaatgtATATTTCTCTAAATGGAAAGTGCATATTTCTCTAATATTCTCCTttaagttggagcatggagatccgtaatgcccaacttacgtgataagtcttggaaatgttcacgacccaaaACTTTGGTGAAGATATTGGCAAGCTGACagtgggtaggaatatgcttagtgaagaagagattAGTCCATAACTTTTCACAAACAATATGACAATCAATTTCTATATATTTGGTACGTTCCTAGAAAATAGGATTTCTGGGCAATATGAAAAGCCGCTTGATTGTCataatataagagcataggctgtGAATGTGGTACgtcaagatcatttaaaagagttttgagtcatgtaagttcaaaggtagtggaagcaagtgcccaGTACTAAGCTTTGGTAGAAGAGCGAGAgactgtagtttgtttcttagtgcgctaggaaattggactagtgccTAGTTGAATAAAAAAACTAGTGGTGGAGTggcgagtgaggggacaactagcccaatctgaATCAGAATAGgctaaaacttgaagaatattggcaataggaaaaaataagccttatCCTGGAAATGCCTTAATGTATCGAAAACACGTACAACAACATCATAACGTGGTTGTCTGGGCTGATGCATAAATTAACTGAGAATATTGATTGGAAATACAATGTAaggacgagtgatggtgagatatatcaaacgtcaAACGAATCGCTGAAACGAGCTTGGATTGAAGAGAAGATcgccatcagtattattgagcttcagattttgttccatgggaaaacGGGCAGGATgagcaccaagatgaccgctatcagtgagaatatcaagagcatattttcattgattaagaaatatgtcaGTGGGAGAGTGAGCAACTTCGAGgtcaaggaaatatttcaattttccaagatcctttagtttgaatttttaaGTGAGCATGattttgaaagtgctaatatcggagagatcattgcctgccatgagaatgttatcaacataaacaagtatgaaagtaaaagactgaccccgaGAGCAGGTGAAAAGAGAGTGATCGGTCTGAGATTGAGTGATGCCCTcagcaagtaaaacagaagataatttagagaatcaATTACGAGAGGCTTGCGTAAGTCAATAAGAGGATTTTTGAAgacgacaaacacgagtctccccccGTTTCCAATAACCCGGAGGAgggatcatataaacctcctcatcgaggtcaccatgaagaaaaatgttgttgacgtccaattgaaggagatgtcaATTCCGAACTGCAGCCACTGCAAGAAGACACCTAATAGTAACAAGTTGAGTAacaggagcaaaagtgtcatgataatccaaaccttctacatgagtgtagcccttggccactaagtgagctttgtgtcgctctatggatccatcggtccgaagttttgttttgaacacccatttatagCCAATTGATTTTTTTCCAGGTGGAAGGCGTTGAAGAACCCATATATTATTGGTTTCTAAGATTTGGATTTCAGAAGCCATGACATCATGCCAATGGGAGTGTAGCACAACCTGAGAATATGAGGTGAGTTTGGGAGGTTgggacataacagaaagaaaagccaaatgttgattagagaaacgatgataagataaaaaaaggagagacaatgaaccatACCTGAGGGACATCTTAAAACCTGTGAAACCGCGGAGGACTGCGGTAAGTAGGGCAGATATAATCagccaagtaagagggatgtgtgataGCTCATTTGGGCCGTGAAGAGGTGGGTGAAGGGGGTGGTGGAGAAGGGTGTGAGGGTGAGGGTGTCGGTGAGGACaccaagggagaaggagggagagatgagggGCTAGGGGTAGGTGTGGATGGTTGGGTAGGTAAAGGGTAGGAAGGGTGTATATCAGGAATATGAAGGGGAAAGACTAGAGTAGATGTAGGAGTtggaggtatgagatgatagggaaaaatattttcttcaaaagtgataTCACGGaagatgagatttttttttttttcaagatcatatacacgataagccttatgatgagcaggataacctaagaaaacacatcgaagagcataAGGAGAGAATTTATCGTGATGTTGGCAAGTGGTTTGGGCATAGCATAAGaacccaaacactcgcaagtgtgtatacgatggtggtttttgaaaaaaaaaagttcataaggggacttatgattaaggttgggtgaaggagtgcggttaattaaataagtggttTTGAGAATGCtttcaccccaaaaagagatgggaagattacTTTGAACACAtaaacaccgagccacattaagaagacgACGATGTTTATACTtggcaacaccattttgttgaggtgtatccGCACATGTGTGCtcgtgaaaaatgccttgatcgtggaaaaaagtttgaagtggAGTGAATAGAAATTCTCTATCATTATCAGTGCACACGTGCTTAATggtgcaattgaattgatttttaaccatggTGCAAAAATTCTTAAAGCAAGATAAAGTATCAAATTTCATGTGCATAAGATAGGCATGTAGCACGcgagtagtcatccacgattgttaaaaaagAATGTGCACCAAAAAGTGAAgctgtaggataaccaccccatatatcacaataaatctgattaaaataaaatgtgctcttatttatattcaaagaaaaaggtaaacgagtatGCTTTGCTCTAGCATAAACATCACAAgacaaatgagaagaagaaatatttaaggttttcggaATGCATAAgatagaagggtgaccaagatTTCGATATCAAAGAGAAGTGTCAAGAACAtgctgagagtggaaaactgaggtagagggaggtttatagtggtaaagctCATTTCGTACTTCACACGTTCtaatcagcctcctcgttgataggtcctaaaaaaaacaaaaggtaggaaaaaaatatagcaacacaattgagatcggtggtaagtttgctgatggacaataaattaaatttaaatgaaggaacataaagaacattagaaatagagaaattaggagaaaatcgCATAGTGTCGGTATGAGTTACgagaacaatgtcaccatttggaagcttaatggggcatggctgGTTGAGAAGTTttatattatcaagagaagacaaattggaattcatatgatcggaggcacctgactcaacaatccattcagtattagaaaagaagcagaatgacaagaggcAAGGTTACCAACAAGattggcagagttggtgttcaagggCGATAGAAGATTCAAGAGTTGATGGTATTGTTCTCTGGTGAGACCATGGACAGCAATctcagaagaagttgaagaaccAGTGACAGTATTTGCAACCATTGAAGAACTAGATATGATGTTGGAAATAATGTCAGATCAGTTTAGATGAATCAAACCGCCAaatcgggtcaaagccaatctctgcaacgacccaaaaaaaaaaatataaatcgtcTATTTGATAACCTCATCGTAAGAACTGAAAGGCAAATTCAGCGATTGCGTAATCTGACAATGCTGGAGAACAAATACAACTCCAAAGGCCAGAGACTACCCAGAAGTCACTGGAGACTGAGATGAATTGAGACGTCTGGAGGAGATGATCGGAACGATGACGCCGGCAATTGTTGCGCAAGAGAGCCGAGAGAGAACTATGGAAAGATGCCAGAAAATTACAAAGATGCAGCCAAGAGAGGACCACGTGCATGGGAGTCTGAAATAGAGCTCCGGAGAAGCGGCTGCAAGCACTGACGATACTAAAGAATACTAGtcgagatgaaaaaaaaaaaaaaaatgagaaccAGAGAGCTCTAGAGATGCACCAGCCGAGATGGAGATCTGACAACGAATCGAACTGAATGTGAACGCGGGAGATGCACCAGCCGAAGACTACTACTGGAGAAGACGAGAGAACTGAACAGAGATGTTGAGAAACTGCAAGCCAACTGGAAAGGAAGCCAAACCGGGTTGTCTTCAATGCACTTATCACTACATGTGGTCAATCAGGAGCAGTTGATCGTGCTTTTGATGTGTTGGCAGAAATGAAGGCTAAGACACAACATATAGAACCTGATCATATAAATGTTGATGCTTTGATAAAGGCTTGCTCGAATGCTGGTCAATGGATTGTTATAGGTTGATCGGGCACGAGAAGTATTCAAGATGATTCATCAATACAAAATCAAGGGCACTCTAGAAGTTTACACTATTGCTGTCAATAGTTTCAGTCAGATTGGCAATTGGGACTTTGCATGCAATGTTTACGATGACATgacaaggaaaggaaaaaaaacagAGAGCATACAGATCATTGGAAAAAAATGGAGATGCTGGAGAACTGCCGAAGAAGATGAATGACGCTGAGAACTAATAACAAATGAGAGGCTGAGAGAGACGAGCCAACGGTGTAAACGCTGCTACTGCTCTCGCTAGTGACGAAGATGACGAGTGAAGGTTGAGAGTTGGCGAGAGACTTCTAGAGAGGTTAATCAGCCAAGGATGAGCGGAGACGAACGAGCCGGAGCGAAAAAATTGAGAGCCGAGAACTCGAGAACCACCAGAGAGCGAGGGAGAGACGTCATCGGGGTGGTGACGCCCATCGGGAAGTAGGGTCAGGTCAGCGGCATAGAGAGATGGATTGCCAGAAAAGTACGTCATCCGCTGCTGTA
Coding sequences within:
- the LOC131144366 gene encoding dof zinc finger protein DOF1.5 isoform X2; this translates as MAGIHGGDDAPGIKLFGTTIALQGRQQVKVEEPNKADQTADKRPDKIIPCPRCKSMETKFCYFNNYNVNQPRHFCKGCQRYWTAGGALRNVPVGAGRRKAKPPYRGFAGFPEGGCFFDASAGVQHQFDLDDIGVVQEWHVAADGGYRHVFPMKRRRTNSELFEDQ
- the LOC131144366 gene encoding dof zinc finger protein DOF1.5 isoform X1: MAGIHGGDDAPGIKLFGTTIALQGRQQVKVEEPNKADQTADKRPDKIIPCPRCKSMETKFCYFNNYNVNQPRHFCKGCQRYWTAGGALRNVPVGAGRRKAKPPYRGFAGFPEGGCFFDASAGVQHQFDLDDIGVVQEWHVAADGGYRHVFPMKRRRTNSASIQCCRAV